Proteins from one Natrinema salinisoli genomic window:
- a CDS encoding GNAT family N-acetyltransferase, whose protein sequence is MHPNDPQPTIEPAARDDLDRLAELWVRLARDQRQYDAAVRADANRETMRETLAAYQVNDGLLVARAGETIVGFASVTVEHGSLELDTDRGLLSNIYVKPDYRDRGIGTALLEAAEESLARRGVDVMLLEVMADNESARRFYRREGYDEFRVTMGRSLTDPEENDTHSKEDG, encoded by the coding sequence ATGCACCCCAACGACCCGCAGCCGACGATTGAACCGGCCGCTCGGGACGACCTCGATCGACTCGCCGAACTCTGGGTTCGCCTCGCGCGGGACCAGCGCCAGTACGATGCGGCCGTTCGCGCCGATGCGAACCGGGAGACCATGCGCGAAACGCTCGCGGCGTATCAGGTCAACGACGGCCTGCTCGTCGCCCGAGCAGGCGAGACGATCGTCGGCTTCGCCTCCGTAACCGTCGAACACGGCTCGCTCGAGCTCGACACCGACCGCGGCCTACTCTCGAATATCTACGTGAAACCCGACTATCGCGATCGCGGGATCGGAACCGCGCTGCTCGAGGCCGCCGAAGAGTCCCTCGCCCGCCGGGGCGTCGACGTGATGCTCCTCGAAGTGATGGCCGACAACGAGTCGGCCCGTCGGTTCTACCGTCGCGAGGGGTACGACGAGTTCCGGGTAACCATGGGACGCTCGCTTACTGATCCGGAGGAAAACGATACACATTCAAAGGAGGACGGCTAA
- a CDS encoding phosphoglycerate kinase, whose translation MIETLDDLTVEGTTVGVRVDVNSPIDDDGTLADDARLRAHVDTLSELLDRGGRVAVLAHQGRPGGDDFVSLESHADRLAELLGQPVDYVDATFTEAAREAVRGLTNGDCVVLENTRFYSEEYMEFDPERAACTHLVEGLEPVLDAYVNDAFAAAHRSQPSLVGLPTVLPGYAGRVMETELDVLGSIEETDEPRVYVLGGAKVSDSIDVAWSVLEKGLADDILTAGVVGNVFLVADGVDLGDASSDFIYDQGYWDEIDRAADLLDAYGDRIALPRDVAVDRGEDRHELGVNALPPGDGEAAMDIGESTLDYYRRILADAETVILNGPAGVFEDDRFQTGTRRLYEAATDIPTSIVGGGDTAAALRRLGVDGFSHVSTGGGAALRMLTAESLPAVTALENAPQRPAADD comes from the coding sequence ATGATCGAGACCCTCGACGACCTGACCGTCGAAGGGACTACCGTCGGTGTCCGCGTCGACGTCAATAGTCCGATCGACGACGACGGGACGCTCGCGGACGACGCTCGACTGCGCGCTCACGTCGATACGCTCTCAGAACTGCTCGACCGCGGCGGCCGCGTCGCCGTCCTGGCCCACCAGGGCCGCCCCGGCGGCGACGATTTCGTTTCCCTCGAGTCCCACGCCGATCGGCTCGCCGAACTGCTCGGCCAGCCCGTCGATTACGTCGACGCGACCTTCACCGAAGCCGCCCGGGAGGCCGTCAGGGGCCTCACGAACGGCGACTGCGTCGTCCTCGAGAACACGCGCTTCTACAGCGAGGAGTACATGGAGTTCGACCCGGAGCGGGCCGCCTGCACCCACCTCGTCGAGGGGCTCGAGCCGGTTCTCGACGCCTACGTCAACGACGCCTTCGCCGCGGCCCACCGCTCGCAGCCGTCGCTCGTCGGTCTCCCGACCGTCCTTCCCGGCTACGCCGGTCGCGTGATGGAAACCGAACTCGACGTGCTGGGATCGATCGAGGAGACCGACGAACCCCGTGTCTACGTCCTCGGCGGCGCGAAAGTGTCGGATTCGATCGACGTCGCCTGGTCCGTTCTCGAGAAGGGACTGGCCGACGACATCCTCACCGCGGGCGTCGTCGGTAACGTCTTCCTCGTCGCGGACGGCGTCGATCTCGGCGATGCGAGCTCGGATTTCATCTACGATCAGGGCTACTGGGACGAGATCGACCGCGCCGCCGACCTGCTCGACGCCTACGGTGACCGGATCGCGCTCCCCCGGGACGTCGCCGTCGACCGCGGCGAGGACCGTCACGAACTCGGCGTCAACGCCTTGCCACCCGGTGACGGCGAGGCGGCGATGGACATCGGCGAGTCCACGCTGGACTACTACCGACGGATCCTCGCGGACGCAGAGACGGTCATCCTCAACGGTCCCGCCGGGGTCTTCGAGGACGATCGGTTTCAGACGGGGACCCGACGACTCTACGAGGCCGCGACCGACATTCCGACGAGTATCGTCGGCGGCGGCGACACGGCCGCCGCCCTGCGCAGGCTCGGCGTCGACGGCTTTTCCCACGTTAGTACCGGCGGCGGGGCCGCGCTGCGGATGCTCACCGCCGAATCGCTTCCCGCCGTGACCGCACTCGAGAATGCACCCCAACGACCCGCAGCCGACGATTGA